Genomic DNA from Arthrobacter sp. B1I2:
TTCAACGCCAAGTTCTTCCGCGATGCGCTCGGCCACCGTCCGGGCTGCCAGCCGCCGGGGCTGCGTGTGCCCGATCAGGCCCTTCTCGCCCAGGCCCAGTTCCAGGCACATCTTGGGGATCTGCGTGGTCTTTCCGGAGCCGGTCTCGCCGGCGATGATGGTCACCTGGTTGGCGGCGATCGCGGCCATCAGGTCCTCGCGGCGCTCGGAAACCGGCAGCTCGGCGGGATAGGAGATATGAAAAGTCATGGCTGCAGACAGTCTACTGCGGCGGGGCCGGCCCTCCGGTTCGACTGCCTGCGGCGTTCCTTGCGGTGCTGGGCTTACTAGAAGATGCGCAGGGTGTAGCTGGTGCTGGGAAGGTCCAGAGCTGACCATGCCTCGTGGGAGCTGACGGGAGGGGTGTGCCCGCGGCCGTCGCGGAGGAGCGCTGCGATGGTGGCGGCAGCGAGAAGAACGAGCAGGATGACGATGATGGTTGCGAAGATTTCCATGGCTCCATGCTTCTCTTCACGGTTCCAACCCAACAGTGGCAGAAATGCCCAAAAAGCTAAAATTCCTGCCACAATGGAAGCATGCTGAAATCGGTAGCCGTGATTGTGGTTCCCAACTTTTCGATCTTCGAATTCGGAACGGCGTGCGAGGTCTTCGGGATCGACAGGTCCGGCCGGGAGAGCGGCGTCCCGGCCTTTGATTTCCGGGTGTGCACCCCGGAGCCGGGCAATGTCCCCATGAGGTCGGGGTTGTCCATGAACGTGAGCCATGGGCTGGAAGCCACGGAGGATGCGGACCTGGTGATCATGGCTCCCTTTGAGCGGGACCAGGAATTGCCTGAGCCTGTGCTCGCTGCCCTTCAGGCCGCTGACGCCAGGGGCGCGTGGGTCATGTCGATCTGCTCAGGAGCGTTCGCGCTGGCCCGCGCAGGCCTGCTGGATGGCCGCCGCTGCACCACGCACTGGCACTACTCCCGCGACCTGGCCGACGCCTACCCGGCCGTACGGGTGGATGAGAACGTCCTCTATGTGCAGGACGGCAACATCATTTCCTCCGCCGGAACCGCTGCCGGCATCGACGCATGCCTGCACCTCGTGCGGCTGGAACTGGGGGCGAACGTTGCCGCCGCGATCGCCCGGGACATGGTGGTTCCGCCGCACCGCGACGGCGGCCAGGCCCAGTTCATCGACCGGCCCATGCCCACCTGCGGCTCGGCGCCCATGGAGGAACTGCTGAGGTGGATGGTGCAGAGCCTGGACCGTGAGCATACCGTCAACGAGCTGGCAGCCCTCGTACACATGTCACCGAGGACCTTTGCCAGGAAATTCCGTTCCGAAACGGGCGCCACGCCTGCGGCCTGGCTCAACTCGCAGCGGGTAATCCGGGCACAGGAGCTGCTGGAAACGACCGATTTGAACATCGACGAGATCGCCAGGGAAGCCGGGTTCGGCCACCCGGTCCTGTTGCGGCACCACTTTGCCAAGGTCCTCGACACCAGCCCGCAGTCCTACCGCCGGGCTTTCCGGGGGCAGCTGGCCGAGGCAGGCTGATTGCGGTCCTCCTACCTTGGTTGGGCTGCTGTCCGGGTACAGCCCGGGAGTGTTATTCCGTGCTGCGAGGGGTGGAGGTGCCCTGCCCGGTCCCGGACTCCTGGGCTGCTGCCCGGGTGCGGTCCACCAGCACCCGCCAGGGACCGGTCACGGCCTGTTCCGGCAGGGCAGCCCTGCGCTGCCCTGCCGTGATCGAGTACATGAAGCGGTCCGGCTGCGGTGCCTCGAACGCCGCAGCGGCTGCCCGCTGAGTGCTGGGTACTGCATCCCAGGGGCAGGCTTCAACAAGGGGCTGCCACTGGCTGAGGTCGCTGTCCGTTTGCGCGTCCACCGTCCAAACCCGCGTCATCGCGGCGATCCCGCCGCTCCGCTCCACCTTGATCTTCATGGCCTGGCCTCTGGGCTTCCATATGCCCCGGCGGCCTGTGACGGGACAGCGGGGAGTGGTTAAACCTTGACCTTTACAGTCTCCCACGCGACTCGTACAGCGTCATGCTCCGGCGAATCCAATCCGAACAGATCCGCGGCGGAACGCACCGTGGCACGCGCAAAGACGGAAAACGTTGCTGCCGGCGGCAGCGAACCGTTGGTGAGTGTCTCGTACCAGATGCGGCCCGGCGCCTCCCAGGCATAGCCGCCCAAGGTGTCGGCAACCAGGTAGAACGCGCGGTTGGGGATGCCGGAGTTGATGTGGACGCCGCCGTTGTCGGCGCTGGTCCGGACATAGGAGTCCATGGAGTCGGGCTGCGGGTCCTTGCCCAGCACGTCGTCGTCGTATGCCGTTCCGGGTGCTTTCATGGACCGCAGGGCCAGCCCCTGGACCTTGGGCGTAAACAGGCCTTCCCCGATCAGCCAACTGGCCTGGGCGGCTGACTGGTTCTTCACGTACTGCTCAACGAGCACACCGAAGACATCGGACATCGATTCATTCAGCGCGCCCGCCTGGTTCCGGTACGCCAGCCCGGCCGAGTACTGGGTGACGCCGTGCGCCAGTTCGTGTCCGATAACGCTCAGGGACTTTGTGAACCGTTCAAAGACGTCACCGTCGCCATCACCGAACACCATCTGGCTGCCGTTCCAGAAAGCGTTGTCGTACAGGTTTCCGAAGTGGACCGTGGCGTCAAGTTTCAACCCGCGCCCGTCAATCGAATTCCGGCCGAACGCGTCGGCGTACAGCCGATGCGTGTGCCCCAATCCGTCATAGGCCTCATCGGCGGCAACATCGCTGGTGGCCGGTCCGCCTTCTTTACGGATGACCCTGCCAGGCAAGGTTTCCTCGCCGCCGGCATCATAGATGGTGCGGTTCACCGGGCCCGGCGCTACCTGGCGCAGGCTGGAGGGCGGGACCGTGGCGGCTTGTGCACGTGCAGCCTGGAATGATTCGACGTGGCCCAGGGCTTTCCTGGCGGCGCTTGCCGCCGAAGAGAACCCGGGTGCATCCTGGTGCGCCAGCCGCCGCAACAAGTAGGGCGGAACGATGGAACAGAACTGAACTTGCATGGCGTACTCCCTCAGCTAGGTGGTTTCAGCCTAAGAGGAGCCACTGACAATCAACGGCAGGCGGCGGGCGAAAATTAAACAGCGTCCCGGGCACTGCACCAGGCCCGGATGGGTACGGTAGGCCCATGGCTGAAACCGAAAAGGAACCCACCAAAAGCTCCACCATGCTGACGGTCATCATCGCATTCGTAGCCAACACGCTCGTGGCGGCGGCAAAGTCAGTGGCCGCTGTCCTTACCGGCTCGGCCTCCATGGCAGCGGAGGCAGCCCATTCCTGGGCGGATACCGGAAACCAGGTATTCCTGTTCTTCGCGGAGCGCCGCTCTGCCCGCCCCCGGGACGAGGGCCATCCCATGGGCTACGGCCGGGAAGCCTACGTGTGGTCCATGTTCGCCGCTTTCGGACTTTTTACCGCCGGCGCAGTGGTGTCCATCATGCACGGCGTCCAGCAGATCATTGAGCCCGAGCCGGCGTCGGACTTCGGTGTGGCCTACGTGGTCCTTGCCGTAGCTTTCGTGCTCGAAGGGATCTCCTTCGTCCAGGCCTTCCGGCAGACCAGGAAGGCGGCCCATGAGCTGGACCGGCACACGCTCGAGCAGGTCCTCATCAGCTCCGATCCCACCCTGCGCGCCGTCTTCGCCGAGGATGCTGCCGCGCTGATCGGCCTCGTCGTGGCATTCGTGGGCGTGTTCCTGCACCAGGTCACCGGATCACCACTGCCCGATGCGATCGGTTCGATTGCCGTCGGCGTGCTGCTGGCCGTCGTCGCCGTTGTCCTGATCGACCGCAACAGGCGCTTCCTGGTGGGCCAGGGTGTAACCCCCGACATCGAGCGGTCCATGGCCCGCCGGGTGCTGGAGCACCCCGGGATCGCCCGGCTCACGTACCTGCACCTGGAATTCGTTGGTCCCCGCAAGCTGTACCTTGTGGCGGCCGTGGACCTGCAGGGGGACCACCCCGAACACGAGGTGGCGGTGGCCCTCCGCCGCATCGAGCGTGAGCTGGAAGACCACGAAACTGTCGAGGAAGCCGTGCTGACTCTGGCCACCCTCGACGAGGCCGCCTTGCGTTACTAAACGAGCAGGGATCTGCCGGCCCCGGCGGGCCGGAACAGTCCTGTCCGGTCTGGAGCTGCGGCACCACTGCTGCGGCGGCCGAAACGGGGAAACGAAAACCCCGCCACTTCCCTGAAGTGACGGGGTTTCTGTTGGTGCCCTCGATAGGATTCGAACCTACGACCTTCTGCTCCGGAGGCAGACGCTCTATCCCCTGAGCTACGAGGGCAATCCGGATTTCCTGCCGTTGCCGGCGGGACGTCCTAGAGCTTAGCAGGAAGGTGGGCCCCAAGGGAAAATCGGCGCCCGCCTGGCGGGTTTTGCCCTGCCGGCAGGGACGAAGGCTGCGGCATCAGTATCCGGAGAACGAGTCCACGTGAATCCGCCGGGCCCCTGCGTTGCGCGCGGCCCGGCGAAGGGAGGCGACGCTGGCCGGCGAGCCGGAGACATACACTTCGCGGGTTCCGATATCCGGGACCAGTGACTTCAGTCCTTCCGGGTCCAGCCTTGCACCGCCGCCCGCAACGGTGCCAAAGTCCGGCGGAGGCTCTGAACCGTCCGCCAACCGCACCAGCACCCGGACGCCGGAGTCCCGCAGTTCGTCCGCGTAGGCCAGCTCATCTGCGCTCCTGGCCAGGAGCAGGAGCACGGCGTCCCGCTCCCGCAGGCCCCCGGAGGAGAGATGCGAAACAAAGGGCGTGATGCCGATGCCGGCGGCAATGAGCAGCACCGGCCGGCGCGGATCGCGTGGCAGGACAAAGTCGCCGCCCACCGAGGTTGCCGTCAGCTCATCGCCGGGCTTCAGGGCCAGGAGCACCTTCTTTGCCGCGGACAGCGGCTCGGCGGTCCGGACTCCGAATTTCACCACCCGTTCCCCAGGCGAACCCGTCAGGCTGAACACCCGCCGTCGGCCCTTCCCATCCGGTTTCGCGTGCGGCAGGTCAAGTTCCATGTACTGCCCCGGAAGGAAGCGCACCGGCCGGGCCGGCTCGAACGAGAACTCCGTGGTACTCGGGGTCAGGCTGCGGCTTCCCGTGAACCGGAGCCTGACACGGCCACGCTGGCCCACCAGGAAGGCTAGGAGGTTACCCGCCAGCAAAGCTGCCTCCGGCGAATTCGCGAGGAATCCGAGGTTCCAGGGGACAGCGAACAGAACGCCAACGACGCCGGCCAGCGCCAGCTGCTGCCGGCGCCGCGGCGGCAGCGTCAGGGGCTCGGTCAGCATGAATCCGACGAAGAACAGCACCGGGCGCTGGGCCAGGGCCTGGTAGATGCCCGTCCCCGCCGTCATGCCCGAGCGAAGCAGCTCAAGGGTGATGACCGCCGTGGCCACAACGGTGAACGCGGACGCCATCAGGACCTTGCGCGTCCGGTACAGGACCAGCAGCACGCCCGGCACCAGGAGCCACAGCATGGCAGGAGTCGCTGCCCACCACGTGGCGATATTCAGCCCGGTAAGTCCGGTGACAAATGCGCCCGCGGCGGCAGGATTGAAGATGTGCCGGCCTTGCCACGCCAACGCGTATTTAGATGCGGACGCCAGGACACATGCCAGTGCCACCCCGGCCAGATCCCGCGATTCCAGGGACGGCCAGAACAGGAAGTACAGCAGCAGCCCCGTGATGAGGGACGAATCCGTATGGGGGCTCACCCGGAAAAGCGCCGCCAGTGCCCTGTTGGAGGCGTAGGTCAAGCCCAGGCACAGCACCAGATGGGCCAGCATTTCGGGAATGCCGAAGGTCAGCCAGCCAAGTACGTTGAGCAGAATGCTGTAGGCGGCCAGCACCGCCAGCACCACCAGGACAATCCGGTACATGGTGAACCTGCCCACGGCTGTCCCCATCCGGCCAGCCAGGGAGGGCGCAGGTCGGGCTTCCGGCGTTTCCACAGGGCTCATGAGTACAGCGTCCCTTCGAATTCGGCGGAATAGGCTGCGCTGCCGTCGGAAAAGACGGTCAGCCACGAAAAATCAAAGGTCTCCTGGAGCGTGGCGCCGGGGACAAAGAACAGGGCCGTTGCCAGGGCGTCGGCTGCCATGGCGGTCTCCGCCAGTGTCCAGGTGGCGACGGCGGTCCGCACCGGCCGCCCGGTGGTCCCGTCCAGGACGTGGTGCAGTCCGTCGCCCCAGGCGCGGCGGTTGGCAGCGGAAGCACACAGGGCGCGGCCGTCCAGGTGGATCACGCCAATCGCCTGCGCAGGGTTGTAGGGGTGTTCAAGTGCCACGCTGACGGGCCCTGCCCCGCGGACCAGCAGGTCGCCGCTGGCATCGATGACGAACGCGCCAATCCCGGCAGCCTGCAACTCCGCTGCCAGCAGGTCGACCAGCAGGCCCTTGCCCGCGGCGCCGATGTCCAGAACCACGGGGGCGCTGGCCGTCAGCACTGTTCCGGACCACGTGAGGACTGATTCCCAGGCCGGCGCGGGGAGCGGCGGTCCGGCCGGCCGGAGCGAATATGCTGCGTCGTATCCCAGGCGCTCCAGGCTGCCGCCAATCAGCGGCGTCATGGCGCCGTCGGTGACCCGGTAGAGCCGGCTGTACAACTCGCCCAGGGGAGCGGCCTCGTCCGGAAATCCGTAACGCCCGGGTTCCCGTGCCATGTCTGCAACCAGGGAGTCGGCGCGGAAACGGGACCAGTCGCCGTCGAACTCTTCAACCCTGTCCACAAGGCGCGTACGCAGGGACGAAGGCAGCGGCAGGGGAGTGGTGATTTCCCACTCGGTACCTATCCCCTGGAATGAAAAGTCCTCCCAGTCCGTGACGGGCACCGCCTACTGCGCCTCCGCCCTGATCTTGTCTACGGCCTGGTTGAAGCCTCCGCTGGTCAGCGAGGACCCGGCAACCTTGGACACGTCCAGTTCATCGATGTTCCTGCCCACCACCTGCGCAGCGATGCCACCGGCGAACTCGCCCTGGAATTTGCGGGTGTTTGGGTTGGACGGGTGCTGGGTGATCTGCACGTCCGTGATTTTTCCCGCTGCAAGCGTCAATTGCACGCCAACGGTTTCCGTGCCGTTGGGCGACACATAGTTCCCATCCGCGCTATAGGTGCCGTCTTTATAACCGGCGCCGCTGCCGGCAAGAGCGGAAGAGCCGGTTGACGGGGTGGCCGGGCTTCCAGCGGTCCCAGGGGTGCTGTCCGCGGTGGACGGTGCGCAACCCGCCACGGTTCCTGCCAGGGACAGCCCGGCGATACCGGCAAAAAGGCCTTTGCGTAAGGTGCCTTGGGGTAGGGAGGGGCTTGTCGAGTTGGAGGGTCTCATGAAGGCTCTCGTTTCACTTTTGGGGCTGCGCCCTGCGGCAGTGGCTACGGTTTAGTCAACGCCGGATCCGCCTGAATGGTTCACGGACGTCGCCGGGTCACCATTCTTTTCCGCGCCGGACGTCAGCCAAGGCGGTCAAATTCTTTGCTGTCTCTGGCCCCCGGTAGGCTAGAGGGGTGACTCCCGAAGAACTTTCCCTCGCCATATCCGCCTGCCTCAAGGACGCCGTCGCCGCCGGCGATATTGCCCTTGCGGCGTCAGCCATTCCGGCTGAGGTGCGTGTGGAGCGGCCCAAGAACCGGGACCACGGCGACTGGGCCACCAACATAGCCCTCCAGCTCGCCAAGCAGGCAGGCACCAACCCGCGTGAGTTCGCCACCATCCTCAGCAGCCGGCTGAAGTCGATCGACGGCGTCTCCGCGGTGGATATCGCAGGCCCCGGCTTCCTGAACATCACCGTGGACGCCGCAGCCGCGGGCGCCCTGGCCAAGGCCATTGTCGAGGCCGGCAAGGAGTACGGCACCAACACCGCGCTCGCCGGGCACACCGTCAACATGGAGTTCGTGTCCGCCAACCCCACAGGTCCGCTGCACATCGGCCACACCCGCTGGGCCGCCCTGGGTGACGCCATCGCGCGCGTGCTGCGGGCATCCGGCGCGGACGTCACGGCCGAGTACTACATCAACGATGCCGGCTCGCAGATGAACACGTTCGCCACCTCCGTGTACTCCCGCCTGCATGGCCTTCCCGTGCCCGACGGCGGCTACCCCGGGCAGTACATCGCCGACCTTGGCCATGAGGTTCTCACCGCACACCCTGATATCCGTGAGCTCACTGAAGTGGCAGCCCTGCCGGTCATCCGCGCCGCCGCCTATGAAGCCCAGATGAAGGACATCCAGGCCACCCTGGCGGACTTCGGCGTCGAGTTCGACGTTTTCTTCTCCGAGCAGGAACTGCACGACGCCGGCGCCATTGAAAGTGCCGTGGCGCGCCTTCGCGAACAGGGCCACGTGTTCGACGACGGCGGTGCGGTCTGGCTGCGCACCACGGACTTTGGCGATGACAAGGACCGTGTGATGATCCGCGCCAACGGCGAACCCACTTACTTCGCCGCCGACGCGGCGTACTACCTGTCCAAAAAGGACCGCGGCTTCACGGAGAAGATCTACCTCCTGGGCGCCGACCACCACGGGTACATCAACCGGCTCAAGGCCATCGCGGCTGCCGCCGGCGACGATCCCGAAGTGAACATCGAGGTGCTGATTGGCCAGCTGGTGTCCGTAAACGGCGCCAAGCTGTCCAAGCGCGCCGGCAACATCATCGAGCTCAAGGACCTGATCGACTGGCTGGGCAAGGACGCCGTCCGCTACTCGCTGGCCCGGTTCCCCGCAGATTCGCCGCTGACCCTCGATCCGGAACTGTTGAAGAAGCACAGCAACGAGAACCCGGTGTTCTACGTGCAGTACGCCCATGCCCGCTCGCGCGGCGCGGCCCGCAATGCCGTGGCAGCGGGCGTGGAACGCCGTGTGGACGGCAAAGACAGCTTTGACGCCTCGCTGCTTGACCACGCCACCGAGAACGAGCTGTTGTCCTACCTGGGCAGCTACCCGTCGATCGTGGCCAAGGCGGCCGAACTGCGCGAACCGCACCGCGTGGCCCGTCACCTTGAGGCGATCGCAGGGGCCTACCACCGCTGGTACGACGCGTGCCGCATTGCCCCCATGGGCGACGAAGCGGTGACCGACCTCAACCGCACCCGGCTGTGGCTCAACGACGCCACCAGCCAGGTGCTGGCCAACGGACTCGACCTGCTGGGCGTTTCAGCCCCGGAACGGATGTAAGCGCCATGCCAGTATTCCCAAGCACCGCCGCGTCCCCGCTTGCCCCGGAATGGCTGCAGGTGCCGGCCGACCTCAACACGCTGCATGAGCCCATGTGGGCCGGCAGCGTGGTCCGCAGCGACTCCGGTGCCCTCGCCGTGGGCGGCGTGGACGTTCAGGAGCTCAAGGAGCAGTTCGGCACCCCCCTGTTCGTGATGGACGAGGCCGACTTCCGTGCCCGGGCCCGCGCGTTCAAGGATTCCTTTGACGCCGCGTTCGCCGATATCTGCGGCGGGGTGGACGTCTACTACGCCGGAAAATCCTTCCTCTGCACCGCAGTGGTGAAGTGGGTGGAAGAGGAAGGGCTGTGTTTGGACACCGCATCCGGGGGCGAACTGGCAGTGGCAGCCCGCGCCGGAATACCTGGGGAGCGGGTGGCGCTGCACGGCAACAACAAGTCCGACGGTGAGATCAAGCGCGCCCTGGACATGAAACTGGGCCGGATTGTGGTGGACAGCCTGGCCGAGCTTGTCCGCGTGGGTGACATCGCCCAAGCCCGTGGGGAGCAGGCCAAGGTCATGCTGCGGCTTACCCCCGGCGTCCATGCCCACACCCACGAGTTCATCGCCACCGCCCACGAGGACCAGAAGTTTGGCCTCTCCATGGCGGCAGACACCACAGACCAGGCTGGCCTGTCCGCTGCCGAGGAGGCGGTGGCTGCTGCCACGGCACACCCCGGCATCGAGCTGCTGGGCCTGCACTGCCACATCGGCTCCCAGATCTTCGAGCCGGATGGCTTCGCCATGGCAGCGGAGAAGCTGCTCCGCTTCCTCGCAGCGATGCAGGAAAAGTACTCCATCGCGATGCCGGAGCTGGATCTCGGCGGTGGCTACGGCATTGCCTACACTCCGGTGGACACCCCCCGCCCCGCAGCGGACATCGCGCAGGCGATGGCCGCCGTCGTGCGTTCCACCTGCGCCGAGCTCGGCATCGATTCTCCCCGGATTTCCATTGAGCCGGGCCGCGCCATCGTGGGCAGCACCACGTTCACCCTGTACGAGGTGGGCACGCTGAAGACCGTTCGCGTCGACGCTCCCGCCACCTCAACCGCCGGTGACGGCGGCAACAACGTTACGTATCTGCGCCGGTATGTTTCGGTGGACGGCGGCATGAGCGATAACGCCCGGCCGGTGCTGTACGACGCGGATTATTCGGCCGTCCTGGCGTCCCGCACGTCCTCCGCCGCGCCGCAGCTGTCCCGCGTGGTGGGCAAACATTGCGAGAGCGGCGACATAGTTGTTAGAGATGTATATCTGCCCGAGGACGTGGCAGCCGGTGATCTGCTTGCCGTACCGGGGACCGGCGCCTACTGCTGGGCCCTGTCAAGCAACTACAACTATCTGGCCCGGCCGGGCGTTGTCGCGGTGCGCGACGGATCTGCCCGGCTGATTGTCCGCGGGGAAACCGAAGAAGATCTGCTGAACCGCGACATGGGAGCCTGAATGACGGAAATGCGAACGCTGAAAGTAGCCCTGCTGGGCTGTGGCAACGTTGGGGCCCAGGTTGCGCGGATTCTCATTGAGGATGCCGACACCCTTGCCGCCCGGACCGGTGCCCGACTGCAGCTCAGCGGCATCGCCGTGCGCAACGTCAGCGCCCCGCGCGACGTGGACCTGCCGCAGGAGCTCTTCACCACCGACGCCGATACCCTGGTCAAGGACGCCGACCTGGTGATCGAACTGATGGGCGGCATCGAACCTGCCCGCACGCTGATCCTCTCCGCGCTGCGCAACGGCGCCTGCGTGGTCACCGGCAACAAGGCGCTCCTGGCCCAGGACGGCCCCACGCTTTACGAAGAAGCCGACAAAGCCGGCGTCCAGCTTTCCTACGAGGCCGCCGTGGCCGGAGCCATCCCCATCCTCCGCCCCATCCGCGACAGCCTTTCCGGCGACCGGATCACCCGGGTGCTGGGCATCGTCAACGGCACCACCAACTTCATCCTTGACCAGATGGACAGCACCGGCGCCCAGTTTGCCGACGCCCTCGCGGAAGCCCAGCGCCTTGGCTACGCCGAAGCGGACCCCACTGCCGACGTCGAAGGCCACGACGCCGCGGCGAAGGCCGCGATCCTCGCGTCCCTTGCGTTCCACACGCGGTTCGCCCTCGAAAATGTGCATTGCGAAGGCATCACCTCCGTCAGCGCCGCGGACATCGCCGCCGCAAAAGACGCCGGCTTTGTCATCAAGCTGCTGGCCATCGCTGAGAAGCTGCCCGCTGCAGGCACGGAAGCAGACGGCAGCGAGGGCGTTTCCGTCCGCGTCCACCCCACGCTCCTGCCACGCGAGCACCCGCTGGCCGCCGTTCGCGGCGCCTTCAACGCCGTGTTCATCGAGGCGGAGAACGCCGGCGAGCTGATGTTCTACGGCCAGGGCGCCGGCGGAACCCCTACAGCATCCGCCGTACTGGGCGACCTCGTCTCGGCAGCCCGCCGCCTGGTTCTCGGCGGCCCCGGACGCACCGAGACCACCACGGGCCACGTGCCGGCGCTGCCCATCGACGCCGCCGTCACCAGCTACTACATCGGCCTCGACGTGGCGGACCAGCCCGGCGTCCTCGCCAGGATCGCCCAGCTGTTCGCCGAGCACGGCGTGTCCATCGAAATCATGCGGCAGACCATCCACCGCGACGCCGAGTCCAACGTTGAGTCGGCCGAACTGCGGATCGTCACCCACCGCGCATCAGAGGCTGCCCTTGCAGCCACCGTCGAGGCCGTAAAGGGCCTGGACGTCATCAATTCAGTTACATCCGTTCTGCGGGTAGAAGGAGTCTAAGTGGCTCACCAATGGCGCGGTGTCATCCGCGAATACGCTGACCGTCTGCCCGTGACGGAATCCACCAGGGTCATCACCCTGGGTGAGGGAGGCACCCCGCTGGTGCGCGCGCAGAAGCTTTCCGAGCTCACCGGCTCGGAGGTGTACCTGAAGGTTGAGGGTATGAACCCCACCGGTTCCTTCAAGGACCGCGGCATGACCATGGCCATGACCGCTGCGGTGGCCTCCGGGGCCAAGGCTGTGGTGTGTGCTTCCACAGGCAACACCTCTGCCTCTGCTGCTGCTTACGCAACGGCGGCAGGCCTCAAGTGCGCCGTCCTGGTGCCTGAAGGCAAGATCTCCATGGGCAAGCTGAGCCAGGCGATCGCCCACGGCGCCACCCTGCTCCAGGTGGACGGCAACTTTGACAACTGTCTCGACATCGCCCGGAAACTGGGGGAGTCCTACCCGGTATTCCTGGTCAACTCCGTCAATCCGGCGCGCATCCAGGGACAGAAGACCGGTGCGTTCGAGATCGTCGACGCACTCGGTGACGCCCCCGACATCCACGTCCTCCCGGTAGGAAACGCCGGAAACATCACTGCCTACTGGAAGGGCTACAAGGAGTACTCCGCTCCGTTCGAGTCCGACACAGCCGGCACGCTGCCCGCCGTTGCCACCAGGACCCCCGCGATGTGGGGCTTCCAGGCAGCCGGGGCCGCGCCCTTCGTAGCTGGCCACCCCATCACGGAACCGGACACGATCGCCACCGCAATCCGGATCGGCAACCCTGCTTCCTGGGACGGCGCCATCGCTGCCCGCGATGAGTCCGGCGGGTTCATCGACGCGGTTACCGACGACGAGATCCTCAACGCCCACCGCTGGCTGTCCTCACGGGAAGGCGTCTTTGTGGAGCCGGGGTCTGCAGCAGGCGTTGCCGGGCTTCTGAAGAAGCACGCCGCCGGCGAGGTGCCGTCCGGCAAGACCATCGTCATCACGGTCACCGGGCACGGCCTGAAGGATCCCCAGTGGGCCCTGCGCACCGAGGATGGCAGCGACGTCCAGCCGGTTAAGGTTCCGAACGACGTGGTGACCGTTGCCGCTGAGCTGGGACTGGAAGAAAAGTAGCCTTGGACACCACCTCGCAGGCCGCCGTCGGCCTGCAACTGATTGAGCCGGGGCAGTGCGTCACTGTCCGCGTCCCCGCCACCAGCGCCAACCTCGGTCCCGGTTATGACAGTCTGGGCCTCGCGCTGGCCCTGCATGACACCCTCACCGTGGAAAGCCTCGGCACGGACCAACTCGTGTTCGAGCTCCGCGGCGAGGGTGCGGACACCCTGCCCCGGGATGCCAGCCACCTGGTGGTCCGCGCCATGGATGCGGCCTTCGAACGGCTGGGCTACCGCCACGGCGGCCTGCGGGTGGTTGCCGAAAATGTGAACCCGCACGGCCGGGGGCTCGGTTCCTCCGCGTCGGCCGTGGTGGCCGCGGTGTCGGCTGCCAACGCGATGGTGCCGGCCGAAGACCAGCGCGGAAAGGACTGGATCCTCCAGCTCACCAGCGAACTGGAGGGCCATCCGGACAACGTGGCTCCCGCCATTTTCGGCGGCCTGGCGCTGTCGTGGCAGGACAGTGAGCAGTACAGCAGCACCAGTGCCACCGTGGCCGGGTCCGTTATTCCCATCGTGGCGGTACCCGACTTCGAACTCTCCACCGAAGCGGCCCGCGCACTGCTCCCGGCATCCGTGGGACACCACGCGGCCGCCATGAACTCCGGCCGGGCAGCACTGCTGATCCATGCGCTGACGCAGAAGCCCGAATTCCTGTTGCCGGGCACTGAGGACTACCTGCACCAGAGCTATCGTGCTGAAGCCATGCGGCCCAGTGCGGTGCTCATCGGGGCACTTCGCGCAGCCGGCTATGCCGCAGTGGTTTCCGGGGCCGGGCCCACCGTGCTGGTGCTGGCGAACG
This window encodes:
- a CDS encoding cation diffusion facilitator family transporter, coding for MAETEKEPTKSSTMLTVIIAFVANTLVAAAKSVAAVLTGSASMAAEAAHSWADTGNQVFLFFAERRSARPRDEGHPMGYGREAYVWSMFAAFGLFTAGAVVSIMHGVQQIIEPEPASDFGVAYVVLAVAFVLEGISFVQAFRQTRKAAHELDRHTLEQVLISSDPTLRAVFAEDAAALIGLVVAFVGVFLHQVTGSPLPDAIGSIAVGVLLAVVAVVLIDRNRRFLVGQGVTPDIERSMARRVLEHPGIARLTYLHLEFVGPRKLYLVAAVDLQGDHPEHEVAVALRRIERELEDHETVEEAVLTLATLDEAALRY
- a CDS encoding GlxA family transcriptional regulator, whose product is MLKSVAVIVVPNFSIFEFGTACEVFGIDRSGRESGVPAFDFRVCTPEPGNVPMRSGLSMNVSHGLEATEDADLVIMAPFERDQELPEPVLAALQAADARGAWVMSICSGAFALARAGLLDGRRCTTHWHYSRDLADAYPAVRVDENVLYVQDGNIISSAGTAAGIDACLHLVRLELGANVAAAIARDMVVPPHRDGGQAQFIDRPMPTCGSAPMEELLRWMVQSLDREHTVNELAALVHMSPRTFARKFRSETGATPAAWLNSQRVIRAQELLETTDLNIDEIAREAGFGHPVLLRHHFAKVLDTSPQSYRRAFRGQLAEAG
- a CDS encoding ferredoxin--NADP reductase, whose product is MSPVETPEARPAPSLAGRMGTAVGRFTMYRIVLVVLAVLAAYSILLNVLGWLTFGIPEMLAHLVLCLGLTYASNRALAALFRVSPHTDSSLITGLLLYFLFWPSLESRDLAGVALACVLASASKYALAWQGRHIFNPAAAGAFVTGLTGLNIATWWAATPAMLWLLVPGVLLVLYRTRKVLMASAFTVVATAVITLELLRSGMTAGTGIYQALAQRPVLFFVGFMLTEPLTLPPRRRQQLALAGVVGVLFAVPWNLGFLANSPEAALLAGNLLAFLVGQRGRVRLRFTGSRSLTPSTTEFSFEPARPVRFLPGQYMELDLPHAKPDGKGRRRVFSLTGSPGERVVKFGVRTAEPLSAAKKVLLALKPGDELTATSVGGDFVLPRDPRRPVLLIAAGIGITPFVSHLSSGGLRERDAVLLLLARSADELAYADELRDSGVRVLVRLADGSEPPPDFGTVAGGGARLDPEGLKSLVPDIGTREVYVSGSPASVASLRRAARNAGARRIHVDSFSGY
- a CDS encoding protealysin inhibitor emfourin, whose product is MKIKVERSGGIAAMTRVWTVDAQTDSDLSQWQPLVEACPWDAVPSTQRAAAAAFEAPQPDRFMYSITAGQRRAALPEQAVTGPWRVLVDRTRAAAQESGTGQGTSTPRSTE
- a CDS encoding M4 family metallopeptidase, producing the protein MQVQFCSIVPPYLLRRLAHQDAPGFSSAASAARKALGHVESFQAARAQAATVPPSSLRQVAPGPVNRTIYDAGGEETLPGRVIRKEGGPATSDVAADEAYDGLGHTHRLYADAFGRNSIDGRGLKLDATVHFGNLYDNAFWNGSQMVFGDGDGDVFERFTKSLSVIGHELAHGVTQYSAGLAYRNQAGALNESMSDVFGVLVEQYVKNQSAAQASWLIGEGLFTPKVQGLALRSMKAPGTAYDDDVLGKDPQPDSMDSYVRTSADNGGVHINSGIPNRAFYLVADTLGGYAWEAPGRIWYETLTNGSLPPAATFSVFARATVRSAADLFGLDSPEHDAVRVAWETVKVKV
- a CDS encoding FAD:protein FMN transferase; amino-acid sequence: MPVTDWEDFSFQGIGTEWEITTPLPLPSSLRTRLVDRVEEFDGDWSRFRADSLVADMAREPGRYGFPDEAAPLGELYSRLYRVTDGAMTPLIGGSLERLGYDAAYSLRPAGPPLPAPAWESVLTWSGTVLTASAPVVLDIGAAGKGLLVDLLAAELQAAGIGAFVIDASGDLLVRGAGPVSVALEHPYNPAQAIGVIHLDGRALCASAANRRAWGDGLHHVLDGTTGRPVRTAVATWTLAETAMAADALATALFFVPGATLQETFDFSWLTVFSDGSAAYSAEFEGTLYS